From the genome of Proteus vulgaris, one region includes:
- a CDS encoding LuxR C-terminal-related transcriptional regulator, whose translation MLTEKEKLLINTIIISQVELFSLGIKTLLSQIKKINIRNIMTDETEAFRYCRQFSINLIIIYSSPSVSLIDSIKRIKRSFLSIKIIVISPNTDSILSIPLLQLGIEGFVVIDASCENILQAIRQVCIGQRYLSQELAMDIALAKLQKDLNPLHHLSERELQVMSMIIRGKKITQIADELNLNTKTVNSYRYRMFSKLKISGDVELTHIAIRYGLIEIESHLQSGRQI comes from the coding sequence ATGTTAACTGAAAAGGAAAAATTATTGATAAATACAATAATAATAAGTCAGGTTGAGTTATTTAGTTTGGGAATAAAAACACTTCTTAGTCAAATCAAAAAAATCAATATTAGAAATATTATGACTGATGAAACAGAAGCATTCCGCTATTGTCGTCAGTTTTCTATTAACCTTATTATTATCTACTCATCTCCTTCAGTTTCATTAATTGATTCAATAAAAAGGATTAAACGTTCATTCTTATCAATTAAAATTATTGTTATTTCACCTAATACTGATTCCATTTTATCTATACCGCTTCTTCAATTAGGAATTGAAGGTTTTGTGGTCATAGATGCCTCGTGTGAAAATATTCTTCAAGCCATTCGGCAAGTGTGCATTGGCCAGCGTTATTTAAGCCAAGAGCTTGCTATGGATATAGCATTGGCTAAATTACAAAAAGATTTGAATCCATTACATCATTTATCTGAAAGAGAATTGCAAGTGATGTCTATGATAATTAGAGGAAAAAAAATCACACAAATCGCAGATGAGCTAAATCTCAATACAAAAACAGTAAATAGTTACCGTTATCGAATGTTTAGTAAACTTAAAATCTCAGGTGATGTAGAATTAACTCATATAGCAATACGTTA
- a CDS encoding GFA family protein, whose translation MHQGQCLCGGVKLSTTRDISDLSACHCSMCLRWNGGPGFSIDCQSDLSIEGEENITLYDSSLWGERAFCKHCGSHLFYHLKEANIYYVSAGLFSETKESKLTLQIYIDNKPHYYNFIEKTPMLTEKDIMDMFNK comes from the coding sequence ATGCATCAAGGCCAATGTTTGTGTGGTGGTGTTAAATTGTCAACCACACGAGATATTTCTGATCTCAGCGCTTGCCATTGCAGTATGTGTTTACGTTGGAATGGTGGTCCTGGGTTTTCAATTGATTGTCAGTCAGATTTGAGTATCGAAGGTGAAGAAAATATCACACTCTATGATTCATCATTATGGGGTGAGAGGGCATTTTGTAAGCACTGCGGTTCTCATCTTTTTTATCATTTGAAAGAAGCCAATATTTATTATGTATCAGCAGGATTGTTTTCTGAAACCAAAGAAAGCAAGCTTACTCTACAAATTTATATAGATAATAAACCTCATTATTATAACTTTATAGAAAAAACACCGATGCTTACAGAAAAAGATATTATGGATATGTTTAATAAATAA